Proteins encoded within one genomic window of Candidatus Angelobacter sp.:
- the infA gene encoding translation initiation factor IF-1 → MAKEDPIELTGTVTQVLPGTMFRVSLPNGHEVLAHISGKVRKNFIRISVGDKVKVEMSPYDLGKARVIYRES, encoded by the coding sequence GTGGCGAAGGAAGACCCAATTGAACTAACGGGCACCGTGACGCAAGTGCTGCCGGGCACGATGTTTCGAGTATCGCTGCCGAACGGACACGAAGTCCTCGCGCATATTTCAGGAAAAGTGCGCAAGAATTTCATCCGCATCAGCGTCGGCGACAAAGTCAAAGTGGAGATGTCTCCCTACGATCTGGGCAAGGCGCGCGTCATTTACCGCGAGTCCTAG
- a CDS encoding ApaG domain: MAALEKIEELPGLRVTVDRVVYQADAPTPAERPHCFVYYVTIHNDSNRHVTIKGRKWVVTDDSGGITAVEGDGVVGQFPTLEPGEKFSYNSFHLLSARSAVAEGSYLGVDAEGRKVLTRIPRFGMTVPESA; the protein is encoded by the coding sequence GTGGCTGCTTTGGAGAAAATCGAGGAACTTCCGGGTTTGCGGGTGACCGTGGACCGGGTCGTTTATCAGGCGGACGCGCCAACACCGGCAGAGCGACCGCATTGTTTCGTCTATTACGTTACCATTCACAACGACAGCAACCGTCACGTGACCATCAAGGGCCGCAAATGGGTGGTGACCGACGATAGTGGCGGAATCACCGCGGTGGAGGGAGACGGCGTTGTCGGGCAGTTCCCGACCCTGGAGCCGGGCGAGAAGTTCAGTTACAATAGCTTTCACCTGTTGAGCGCGCGTTCTGCCGTGGCCGAGGGAAGCTATCTAGGCGTTGACGCGGAAGGGAGGAAGGTGTTGACGCGCATTCCGCGCTTTGGGATGACGGTGCCGGAGAGCGCGTGA
- a CDS encoding ABC transporter permease, giving the protein MLAVFKIALRALRRNVLRSFLTMLGIIVGIAAVIVGVSMGTGAKAEVDKRIASMGQNLLTVLSGNISRGGVRGGFGMAPNLKPEDYEAIRREVSGVTAASPEVRASVQLAVGNQNSFVQVLGVSAEYLTARSWPLRSGENFSETDVRNASKVCLIGNTTSTTLFGESVDPVGQVIRVRNAPFTIVGWLESKGSGSFGQDQDDVLLVPYTSLMKRLSGDTRFRSIFVQAESPELIADVQNDITTLLRQRHQITEGKDDDFMVRTQQETSDFFNANNRIMTILIGFFAGISLVVGGIGIMNIMLVSVTERTREIGIRLAVGARGRDVLRQFLTEAVLLSVVGGALGIGTGFWLAPLLTKFAGFPTLISNASVIVAFTVSAIIGVVFGFFPALKAARLDPIDALRYE; this is encoded by the coding sequence ATGCTTGCAGTTTTCAAGATCGCCCTGCGTGCGCTGCGTCGGAACGTTCTCCGATCGTTTCTTACGATGCTTGGCATTATCGTCGGCATTGCCGCGGTGATTGTCGGTGTGAGCATGGGGACGGGAGCAAAGGCTGAAGTGGACAAACGCATTGCCAGCATGGGACAGAATCTCCTGACCGTGTTGTCGGGCAACATCTCCCGCGGCGGCGTACGCGGCGGATTTGGCATGGCTCCCAACCTGAAGCCCGAGGATTACGAGGCCATTCGCAGGGAGGTTTCCGGCGTCACAGCCGCCAGCCCGGAAGTCCGCGCCTCGGTGCAACTGGCGGTCGGCAATCAGAACAGCTTTGTTCAAGTCCTCGGCGTCAGCGCTGAATACCTGACGGCGCGCTCCTGGCCGCTGCGCAGCGGCGAAAACTTCTCCGAGACCGATGTCCGCAACGCCAGCAAGGTCTGTCTTATCGGCAACACCACATCCACGACGTTGTTTGGTGAAAGCGTGGATCCGGTCGGCCAGGTCATTCGCGTCAGGAATGCGCCATTCACCATCGTCGGCTGGCTCGAGTCCAAAGGTTCCGGCAGCTTCGGACAGGATCAGGATGACGTCCTGCTCGTGCCCTACACCAGCCTGATGAAACGGCTCTCGGGTGACACGCGGTTCCGTTCGATCTTCGTACAGGCCGAATCCCCCGAGTTGATTGCCGACGTGCAAAATGACATCACCACGCTCCTCCGCCAGCGCCACCAGATTACTGAAGGCAAGGATGACGACTTCATGGTCAGGACGCAGCAGGAGACAAGTGATTTCTTCAACGCCAACAACCGTATCATGACGATCCTGATCGGCTTCTTTGCGGGCATTTCACTCGTCGTCGGCGGCATCGGCATCATGAACATCATGCTGGTCAGCGTAACCGAGCGAACGCGCGAAATTGGCATCCGGCTCGCCGTCGGCGCGCGCGGTCGCGACGTGCTTCGTCAATTCCTGACTGAGGCGGTCTTGTTAAGTGTCGTCGGCGGCGCCCTGGGGATCGGAACCGGATTCTGGCTGGCGCCTTTGCTGACCAAATTTGCCGGATTCCCCACGCTCATTTCGAACGCTTCAGTGATCGTGGCGTTTACCGTCAGCGCGATCATCGGCGTCGTGTTCGGCTTCTTTCCCGCGCTCAAAGCAGCCCGCCTCGATCCGATCGACGCCCTGCGTTACGAGTAG
- a CDS encoding ABC transporter ATP-binding protein, giving the protein MAIPVIQLEDFRKTYVTGEVEVHAVRGVTLSIQPGEFVAIMGASGSGKSTMMNTLGCLDRPTSGRFLLDGVNVGELNRDELASLRNRKIGFVFQGFNLLARTTALENVELPMLYCRPGIRGRDQLDRAGKALALVGLADRADHTPSQLSGGQQQRVAIARALVNQPKLLLADEPTGNLDSRTSIEIMGIFQQLNDEGMTVIMVTHELDIARYCRRVVVMRDGLVRSDETVKDRFLATEELARLDSEHKAVQLT; this is encoded by the coding sequence GTGGCGATACCCGTCATCCAGCTCGAAGATTTTCGCAAGACCTACGTAACCGGCGAGGTCGAGGTTCACGCTGTGCGGGGGGTTACGCTTTCCATTCAACCCGGCGAGTTTGTCGCCATCATGGGCGCGAGCGGGTCCGGCAAAAGCACGATGATGAACACCCTGGGCTGTCTGGACCGTCCGACCAGCGGGCGTTTTCTGCTCGACGGCGTGAACGTCGGCGAATTGAATCGCGATGAACTGGCAAGTCTGCGCAATCGGAAGATCGGGTTTGTTTTCCAGGGTTTCAATTTGCTCGCCCGTACCACCGCGCTTGAGAACGTCGAACTGCCGATGCTCTATTGCCGGCCCGGGATACGGGGACGCGACCAGCTTGACCGCGCCGGGAAGGCGCTCGCCCTTGTCGGTCTCGCGGATCGTGCCGACCATACGCCGAGCCAGCTTTCCGGTGGACAGCAGCAACGGGTGGCCATCGCCCGCGCGTTGGTGAATCAACCCAAACTGCTGCTTGCGGACGAGCCCACCGGCAATCTCGATTCCCGGACGAGCATCGAGATCATGGGCATTTTCCAGCAACTGAACGACGAGGGAATGACGGTTATCATGGTGACTCACGAGCTTGACATCGCGCGTTACTGCCGGCGTGTGGTCGTTATGCGCGACGGTCTGGTCCGCAGCGACGAGACCGTGAAGGACCGCTTCCTCGCCACGGAAGAACTGGCCAGGCTCGACTCCGAACACAAAGCCGTCCAACTCACCTGA
- a CDS encoding efflux RND transporter periplasmic adaptor subunit: protein MAANKKSSILKWLVIVVAVVGAGVGGVAYFRKPNGGPVDFKTVVVARGEITQAVTANGALNPVRTVTVGSQISGIITELKVDFNSRVREGDELAKIDPATYERALARAVADLANAQAGLELAKYNAKRAKQLFADKLISESDFEQADVALQQADANVKIHQASVDSAKVDLDRTTIVAPISGMVISRKVDAGQTVAASFNTPELFTIANDLTKMQIETLVSEADIGGVQEGQNVRFTVDAFPGRKFSGRVNQVRFAPITNQNVVTYTTVVEVDNKDLKLRPGMTANATIITAQRTNVLYVPDAALRFHVPDNAVIGSTNDAVARAAGGTAPASKSEKKAEIATSGPFAGLPIPPWQAGGERRRPTEQERSEYEASLTPEQKEKYQRIMAEFRARFAQRAQGEGGGGPGTSGGGGGMFGGGNRNSSQNEGPAIRKVYVLDKERSTPGRPVLTVVTVKTGISDGTNTEVQEGLKEGDVVITGTSTVATTAAPAVNPFRGPFGGGRR, encoded by the coding sequence ATGGCAGCTAACAAAAAATCGAGCATACTGAAGTGGCTGGTGATCGTCGTCGCCGTCGTGGGGGCGGGTGTCGGCGGGGTCGCCTACTTCAGGAAGCCGAACGGCGGACCGGTGGATTTCAAGACGGTGGTCGTTGCCAGGGGCGAGATCACGCAGGCCGTGACCGCCAACGGTGCGCTAAACCCGGTCCGTACCGTCACGGTCGGCAGCCAGATCTCCGGGATAATCACCGAACTCAAGGTGGACTTTAACTCCCGGGTGCGTGAGGGAGATGAACTGGCAAAGATTGATCCGGCCACCTACGAGCGCGCTCTGGCCCGTGCAGTGGCCGATCTGGCCAATGCACAGGCCGGATTGGAACTGGCGAAATACAACGCCAAACGAGCCAAGCAGCTGTTCGCCGACAAACTCATTTCCGAATCCGATTTCGAACAGGCAGATGTGGCGTTGCAACAGGCCGACGCCAATGTGAAGATACACCAGGCTTCCGTGGACAGCGCCAAGGTTGACCTCGACCGCACGACGATCGTCGCGCCCATCAGTGGCATGGTTATCTCGCGAAAAGTCGATGCCGGGCAGACCGTCGCGGCCAGCTTCAACACACCCGAATTGTTCACCATCGCGAACGACCTGACGAAAATGCAGATCGAGACGTTGGTCAGCGAGGCCGATATTGGCGGCGTGCAGGAAGGGCAAAATGTCAGGTTTACGGTGGACGCATTTCCTGGCCGAAAATTTTCGGGGCGAGTCAATCAGGTTCGTTTTGCGCCGATTACAAACCAGAACGTCGTGACTTACACGACGGTCGTCGAGGTCGACAACAAAGACCTCAAGCTGAGGCCGGGAATGACGGCCAACGCCACGATCATCACGGCACAACGCACGAATGTTCTCTATGTTCCCGACGCCGCGCTCCGTTTTCATGTGCCGGACAACGCCGTGATTGGCTCCACCAACGATGCCGTTGCCAGGGCAGCTGGCGGAACCGCCCCTGCCTCAAAATCTGAAAAAAAAGCAGAAATTGCCACGAGCGGACCGTTCGCCGGCCTGCCCATTCCGCCCTGGCAGGCAGGGGGCGAGCGCCGGAGACCCACAGAACAGGAACGCTCCGAATATGAGGCTTCCCTGACGCCCGAACAGAAGGAAAAGTACCAGCGGATAATGGCGGAGTTTCGCGCCCGCTTTGCTCAGAGAGCCCAGGGCGAAGGAGGAGGCGGTCCGGGCACCTCGGGCGGGGGCGGCGGGATGTTTGGTGGCGGCAATCGCAACAGCAGCCAGAACGAGGGGCCGGCCATTCGGAAGGTTTACGTCCTGGACAAGGAACGTTCGACGCCGGGCAGGCCGGTGCTTACCGTCGTGACGGTCAAGACGGGGATCAGCGACGGCACCAACACCGAGGTGCAGGAGGGTTTGAAGGAAGGGGACGTTGTCATCACCGGCACGAGCACCGTCGCCACGACCGCCGCGCCGGCAGTGAACCCGTTTCGGGGACCATTCGGTGGTGGGCGGCGGTAA